A genomic region of Bacteroides acidifaciens contains the following coding sequences:
- a CDS encoding Gfo/Idh/MocA family protein produces MVFLFIAFAACKQKKGEAVQPIVVETPVRPAGQEDVIRLTAPKIDTVRVGFIGLGIRGPGAVARFTHIPGTQIKALCDIRQDCVENAQNILREAGLPEATAYYGDENSWKQLCDRDDIDLVYVATDWRHHAEMGIYAMEHGKHVAIEVPAAMTLEEIWALINTSEKTRKHCMQLENCVYDFFELTTLNMAQRGVFGEILHVEGAYIHNLEDYWSSYWNNWRMDYNRNNRGDVYATHGIGPACQLLDIHRGDRMKTLVSMDTKAVNGPAYIRKTTGEEVKDFQNGDQTTTVIRTENGKTMLIQHNVMTPRPYSRMYQLVGTDGYASKYPVEEYCLRPEQVDTNMVLNHENLNAHGAMPEEAKVAMMNAYKHPIHVELEETAKKVGGHGGMDYIMDYRLVYCLRNGLPLDMDVYDLAEWCCMAELTRLSIENNSAPVAVPDFTRGGWNKVSKYQHAFVK; encoded by the coding sequence ATGGTATTTTTGTTTATCGCCTTTGCAGCGTGTAAGCAAAAGAAAGGAGAGGCGGTTCAGCCTATCGTGGTGGAAACGCCGGTACGTCCTGCCGGACAGGAGGACGTGATTCGGCTGACTGCTCCCAAAATTGATACGGTACGTGTCGGATTCATCGGACTGGGGATACGCGGACCGGGAGCTGTCGCCCGTTTCACGCATATTCCGGGGACACAGATTAAGGCTTTATGCGACATTCGCCAGGATTGTGTGGAAAATGCGCAGAATATCCTGCGTGAAGCCGGCCTGCCGGAAGCTACTGCTTATTATGGGGATGAAAATTCATGGAAACAGTTATGTGACAGGGATGATATCGACCTTGTCTATGTGGCGACAGACTGGAGACATCATGCCGAAATGGGTATTTATGCAATGGAACACGGAAAACATGTAGCCATTGAAGTGCCTGCCGCTATGACATTGGAAGAAATATGGGCTCTCATCAATACTTCCGAAAAGACTCGTAAGCACTGTATGCAACTGGAAAACTGCGTGTATGATTTCTTTGAACTTACCACATTGAACATGGCTCAACGGGGCGTGTTTGGTGAGATTCTGCATGTCGAAGGGGCGTATATCCACAATCTGGAAGATTATTGGTCGTCTTATTGGAATAATTGGCGTATGGACTACAATCGCAACAACCGTGGCGACGTATATGCTACACACGGTATCGGGCCTGCCTGCCAATTGCTTGATATTCATCGGGGCGACCGTATGAAAACGCTGGTGTCGATGGATACAAAGGCTGTGAACGGTCCGGCATATATCCGGAAAACGACAGGCGAAGAAGTGAAAGACTTTCAGAACGGCGACCAGACTACTACCGTGATTCGTACCGAAAACGGTAAGACGATGCTTATCCAGCACAATGTGATGACTCCGCGTCCTTATAGCCGTATGTATCAGTTGGTCGGCACCGACGGATACGCCAGCAAATATCCGGTTGAGGAATATTGCCTGCGTCCCGAGCAGGTGGATACGAACATGGTGCTTAATCATGAGAACCTGAACGCTCACGGTGCTATGCCCGAGGAAGCGAAAGTGGCAATGATGAACGCGTACAAGCATCCTATCCATGTGGAACTGGAAGAGACAGCCAAGAAAGTCGGTGGTCATGGTGGTATGGATTATATAATGGATTATCGTCTGGTTTATTGCTTGCGCAATGGGTTGCCGCTGGATATGGATGTCTATGATTTGGCGGAATGGTGCTGCATGGCGGAGCTGACCCGTCTTTCCATTGAGAATAATTCGGCTCCGGTGGCAGTTCCCGATTTTACACGCGGCGGATGGAACAAGGTTTCTAAATATCAACATGCTTTTGTAAAATAA
- a CDS encoding beta-galactosidase, whose protein sequence is MNKQRLYKILLCLLIPFLSGGCFSPKERIRIDEGTFVVNGKDVQLICGEMHYPRIPHEYWRDRLQRARAMGLNTISVYVFWNFHERQPGEFDFSGQADVAEFVRLAQEEGLYVILRPGPYVCAEWDFGGYPSWLLKEKDMVYRSKDARFLQYCERYIKALGEQLAPLTINNGGNILMVQVENEYGSYDADKEYLAALRDMIKEAGFNVPLFTCDGGGQVEAGHIDGALPTLNGVFSEDIFKIVDKYHPGGPYFVAEFYPAWFDVWGQHHSTVDYKRPAEQLDWMLGHGVSVSMYMFHGGTNFWYTNGANTAGGYRPQPTSYDYDAPLGEWGNCYPKYHAFREVIQKYLPEGTVLPDVPADNPTTSFAAIELKESAPLKAAFHQTTESENVLSMEDLGVDFGYIHYQTTINKAGKQKMIIQDLRDYAVILVNGKQVASLDRRYNQNNVLLDIPQAPAVLEILVENTGRVNYGPDIQFNRKGITNQVLWGDEKLTGWSITPLPLYKEKVSELNFGEPVRGVPAFHKGVFNLQKKGDCFVDMSQWGKGAVWVNGKSLGRFWNIGPQQTLYVPAPWLKEGENEIVVFEMEDAGNRSLQGLNQPILDSLGVDKNYQQGQRRIVQGTPILEKGDIALKATVQESNEWQLFEFPVATTLRHFCIETLSSYTDDNQACISEVELLDDKGQAIDKTKWEVVYVSSELSDKNLGVGENLYDGDVSSFWHTDPTVGSDHPHQIIIDMKEIYKVSALRVKVREGSFLSGKVKDIQLYTRPQFFLFRQ, encoded by the coding sequence ATGAATAAACAACGACTTTATAAAATTCTGCTTTGTTTGTTGATACCGTTTCTTTCGGGGGGCTGTTTTTCTCCGAAAGAACGTATCAGGATAGATGAAGGGACCTTTGTTGTCAATGGTAAGGATGTACAGTTGATTTGCGGGGAGATGCATTATCCCCGTATCCCTCACGAATACTGGCGCGACCGGTTGCAAAGAGCCCGTGCGATGGGACTGAACACTATTTCGGTTTATGTATTCTGGAATTTTCACGAGCGTCAGCCCGGTGAGTTTGACTTCAGCGGGCAGGCGGATGTTGCCGAGTTTGTACGCCTGGCACAGGAAGAAGGCTTGTATGTGATTCTCCGTCCGGGACCTTATGTATGTGCGGAGTGGGACTTCGGCGGTTATCCTTCCTGGCTGCTGAAAGAAAAGGATATGGTCTACCGCAGCAAGGACGCCCGTTTCCTGCAATATTGCGAACGGTATATAAAGGCGCTCGGTGAACAACTGGCTCCGCTGACTATCAACAATGGCGGGAATATACTGATGGTACAGGTGGAAAACGAGTATGGCTCTTACGATGCGGATAAGGAATATCTGGCTGCTCTCCGCGATATGATAAAGGAGGCAGGATTCAATGTCCCGTTGTTTACTTGTGACGGTGGCGGACAGGTTGAGGCCGGGCATATCGACGGGGCGTTGCCCACATTGAACGGAGTGTTCAGCGAAGATATCTTTAAGATTGTGGATAAATATCATCCCGGCGGCCCGTATTTTGTAGCGGAATTTTATCCGGCATGGTTCGACGTATGGGGACAGCATCATTCGACGGTCGATTATAAACGTCCGGCGGAGCAACTGGATTGGATGCTGGGACATGGTGTGTCCGTCAGTATGTATATGTTTCACGGAGGAACAAACTTCTGGTATACGAACGGTGCGAATACAGCTGGGGGCTATCGTCCGCAACCCACAAGCTATGATTATGACGCGCCTTTGGGCGAATGGGGAAACTGTTACCCGAAATATCATGCTTTCAGGGAAGTGATTCAGAAGTATTTGCCCGAAGGAACGGTATTGCCTGATGTGCCTGCCGATAATCCGACAACGTCCTTCGCTGCGATTGAACTGAAAGAGAGTGCTCCGCTAAAAGCGGCTTTCCATCAGACTACCGAATCGGAGAATGTGCTCTCGATGGAAGATTTGGGAGTTGATTTTGGTTATATACATTATCAGACCACTATCAACAAGGCCGGCAAACAAAAAATGATTATACAGGATTTGCGTGATTATGCCGTGATTCTGGTGAATGGAAAACAGGTGGCAAGCCTGGACCGCCGTTACAATCAGAATAATGTACTATTGGATATTCCACAGGCGCCTGCCGTCTTGGAGATATTGGTGGAAAACACTGGTCGCGTCAACTATGGCCCTGATATACAGTTCAACCGCAAAGGGATTACAAACCAAGTGCTATGGGGAGATGAAAAACTGACCGGATGGTCTATTACTCCGCTTCCTCTTTATAAAGAAAAGGTGTCCGAACTGAATTTCGGCGAACCGGTGCGTGGAGTTCCGGCTTTCCATAAGGGCGTATTCAACCTTCAAAAGAAAGGGGATTGTTTTGTCGATATGAGCCAATGGGGAAAAGGCGCTGTTTGGGTAAATGGAAAATCACTCGGACGTTTTTGGAACATCGGCCCGCAGCAGACTTTATACGTGCCTGCTCCCTGGCTGAAAGAAGGGGAGAATGAAATCGTTGTTTTTGAAATGGAAGATGCCGGAAACCGTTCTTTGCAAGGTTTGAACCAACCGATACTCGACAGCTTGGGAGTGGATAAGAACTACCAACAGGGACAACGCCGTATCGTCCAAGGAACTCCCATTCTTGAAAAGGGAGATATTGCGCTGAAAGCCACCGTACAGGAATCTAATGAATGGCAGCTATTTGAATTTCCCGTTGCCACAACATTACGCCATTTTTGCATCGAAACGCTTTCTTCTTATACCGATGACAATCAGGCTTGTATTTCAGAAGTCGAGTTATTGGACGATAAGGGACAGGCGATTGATAAGACAAAATGGGAAGTTGTCTATGTAAGTAGTGAACTGTCTGATAAAAATTTGGGAGTAGGAGAGAACTTATACGATGGCGATGTCTCTTCATTTTGGCACACAGATCCGACTGTCGGTTCTGACCATCCTCATCAGATTATTATTGACATGAAGGAGATATATAAAGTTTCTGCCCTACGGGTGAAAGTGCGTGAAGGCTCGTTCTTATCCGGTAAAGTAAAAGATATACAGCTATATACTCGTCCGCAATTCTTTTTGTTCCGTCAATAG
- a CDS encoding ExbD/TolR family protein, whose product MGRAQIKKKSTFIDMTAMSDVTVLLLTFFMLTSTFVKKEPVQVNTPASVSEIKIPETNVLQILVDPSGKIFMSLDKQQDMQAVLESMGEEYGIKFTPEQEKRFTLASTFGVPIRSMQKYLDLPEEQRDKILKNEGIPCDSTDNQFKSWVRNARLANADLRIAIKADASTPYSVIKNVMNSLQDLRENRYNLITSLKAESEE is encoded by the coding sequence ATGGGTAGAGCGCAAATTAAAAAGAAAAGTACGTTCATAGATATGACCGCTATGAGTGACGTTACCGTACTGCTTCTGACTTTCTTTATGTTGACTTCAACATTTGTGAAGAAAGAACCGGTGCAGGTGAACACTCCGGCTTCCGTATCGGAAATCAAAATCCCGGAGACAAACGTGCTCCAGATTCTGGTGGATCCAAGCGGAAAAATATTTATGAGCCTCGACAAACAGCAGGATATGCAGGCTGTTTTGGAGAGCATGGGTGAAGAGTATGGCATCAAGTTTACTCCCGAACAGGAGAAGCGGTTTACATTGGCTTCAACTTTCGGAGTACCTATCAGAAGTATGCAGAAATACCTGGATCTGCCCGAAGAACAACGGGACAAGATTCTCAAAAATGAAGGGATTCCCTGCGATAGTACCGACAATCAGTTTAAGTCATGGGTGCGCAATGCACGTCTTGCCAACGCTGACTTGCGTATCGCTATCAAGGCAGATGCTTCGACTCCATACTCAGTGATAAAGAACGTTATGAACTCACTTCAGGATTTGCGGGAGAATCGGTATAATCTGATTACTTCTCTCAAAGCGGAATCTGAAGAATAA
- a CDS encoding ExbD/TolR family protein, with product MSAEVQESGGKNGKCKQKKFAVRVDFTPMVDMNMLLITFFMLCTTLSKPQTMEISMPSNDKNITEQQKSMVKASQAITLLLGADNKLYYYEGEPNYKDYTSLKETSYTPDGIRAVLLQKNAAAVNKVRALKQQKLDLKISEEEYRKQVSEIKSGKDTPTVIIKATDDASYMNLIDALDEMQICNIGKYVITDIAEADEFLIKNFNAKGALSQNLADK from the coding sequence ATGAGTGCTGAAGTACAAGAGAGCGGCGGAAAAAATGGAAAGTGCAAACAGAAGAAATTTGCCGTAAGGGTGGACTTTACCCCGATGGTGGATATGAATATGTTGCTGATTACTTTCTTCATGCTTTGTACCACCCTGAGCAAACCTCAGACGATGGAGATTAGCATGCCGAGCAACGACAAGAATATTACTGAACAACAGAAGAGTATGGTGAAGGCTTCGCAGGCAATTACATTATTGCTGGGAGCGGATAACAAGCTCTATTACTACGAAGGGGAACCGAACTACAAGGATTATACTTCGTTGAAAGAGACTAGTTACACACCCGACGGAATACGTGCCGTACTTCTTCAGAAGAATGCGGCTGCCGTGAACAAAGTGAGAGCTTTGAAGCAGCAGAAGCTGGACCTAAAGATTTCAGAGGAGGAATACCGCAAACAGGTTTCCGAAATTAAGAGCGGAAAAGATACGCCGACCGTGATTATCAAGGCGACGGATGATGCTTCTTATATGAATCTGATTGACGCGCTGGACGAAATGCAGATATGTAATATAGGTAAGTATGTGATTACGGACATTGCCGAGGCGGACGAGTTCTTGATTAAGAATTTTAATGCTAAGGGGGCGTTGTCGCAGAACCTTGCCGATAAATGA
- a CDS encoding MotA/TolQ/ExbB proton channel family protein, protein METTKKTQVVGIKNAGIVIICCFILAVCIYHFLLGNPSNFMNNDPNNHPLPGNFLGTIYKGGIIVPVIQTLLLTVLALSIERYFALRSAFGKGSLAKFVTNIKAALAAGDIKKAQEICDKQQGSVANVVTSTLRKYEEMERNTTLPKEQKLLAIQKELEEATALEMPMMQQNLPIIATITTLGTLMGLLGTVIGMIRSFAALSAGGGADSMALSQGISEALINTAFGILTGALAVISYNYFTNKIDKLTYGLDEVGFSIVQTFAATH, encoded by the coding sequence ATGGAAACTACTAAAAAAACTCAAGTTGTAGGTATAAAAAATGCCGGTATCGTAATTATCTGCTGTTTTATTCTGGCAGTGTGTATTTACCATTTCCTGTTGGGAAATCCGTCCAACTTTATGAACAATGATCCGAACAACCATCCGTTGCCCGGAAACTTTCTGGGTACTATCTACAAAGGTGGTATTATTGTGCCTGTCATTCAGACATTGTTGTTGACCGTGCTCGCATTGAGTATCGAACGCTATTTTGCTCTTCGTTCTGCTTTCGGAAAAGGTTCTTTGGCTAAATTCGTTACTAATATCAAAGCTGCCCTGGCTGCCGGAGATATTAAGAAAGCACAGGAAATCTGTGACAAGCAACAGGGCTCTGTTGCTAATGTCGTTACTTCTACTTTACGCAAGTATGAAGAAATGGAAAGGAACACAACTTTGCCTAAGGAACAAAAACTGCTGGCCATCCAAAAAGAACTGGAAGAAGCTACCGCGCTGGAGATGCCTATGATGCAACAGAATCTTCCGATTATCGCTACCATTACCACATTGGGTACATTGATGGGATTGCTCGGTACTGTAATCGGTATGATCCGTTCGTTTGCCGCTCTGTCCGCCGGTGGTGGTGCCGACTCCATGGCATTGTCGCAAGGTATTTCCGAGGCTTTGATTAACACTGCTTTCGGTATCTTGACCGGTGCTCTGGCTGTAATCTCTTACAACTACTTCACTAACAAAATTGACAAACTGACTTACGGGCTGGACGAGGTCGGATTCTCTATCGTGCAGACTTTTGCTGCTACTCACTAA
- a CDS encoding energy transducer TonB: MAKIDLTSSEWCQLIFEGKNQAYGAYKMRANSTKRHNLAMLAVLVIALIGFTIPTLVKLATPKQKEVMTEVTTLSKLAEPEIKQEEMKRVEPVAPPPPALKSSIKFTAPVIKKDEEVHEDNEIKSQEELTSTKVAISIADVKGNDEANGKDIADLKQVVTQAAPEPEKVFDMVEQMPAFPGGQQELMSYLGKNIKYPTIAQENGTQGRVIIQFVVERDGSISDVHVARGIDPYLDKEAVRVVKSMPKWIPGKQNGKAVRVKFTVPVMFRLQ, translated from the coding sequence ATGGCAAAAATAGATTTAACTTCTTCGGAATGGTGTCAACTGATTTTTGAAGGCAAGAATCAAGCGTATGGCGCTTATAAGATGCGCGCCAATTCAACGAAACGGCATAATCTGGCGATGCTGGCCGTATTGGTCATCGCATTGATCGGGTTTACGATTCCTACGCTGGTGAAGTTGGCAACTCCGAAACAGAAAGAAGTAATGACGGAGGTCACTACTCTGTCGAAACTGGCAGAACCGGAAATCAAACAGGAAGAGATGAAACGGGTGGAACCGGTAGCGCCTCCCCCGCCTGCATTGAAGAGTTCTATCAAGTTTACGGCTCCTGTCATCAAGAAGGATGAAGAGGTGCACGAGGATAATGAGATTAAGAGTCAGGAAGAGCTGACTTCTACGAAAGTGGCCATCTCCATTGCCGACGTGAAAGGTAATGACGAAGCCAACGGTAAGGATATCGCGGACTTGAAGCAGGTGGTGACACAGGCTGCGCCGGAGCCGGAAAAGGTCTTTGATATGGTAGAGCAGATGCCTGCTTTCCCGGGCGGACAACAGGAGTTGATGTCTTATCTGGGTAAGAATATCAAATATCCGACGATTGCTCAGGAGAATGGGACGCAGGGACGTGTCATCATTCAGTTTGTGGTGGAACGTGATGGTTCTATCTCGGATGTGCATGTGGCTCGTGGTATAGACCCTTATCTGGATAAGGAAGCTGTACGCGTGGTAAAGAGCATGCCGAAGTGGATTCCGGGTAAGCAGAATGGTAAAGCGGTACGTGTGAAGTTCACTGTCCCGGTAATGTTCAGGTTACAATAG
- a CDS encoding tetratricopeptide repeat protein produces MKRVQMFLAGAFIAVGSLYAQSPDAEWQAGVAKLKETIQTNPAQAAEEAEHLIKGKNKKNVELLVAVGEAYLDAGKLTEAQEYAALARKADDKSPMASVLEGDIAVKQKNAGLASQKYEEAIYFDPKCADAYLKYADIYKSASADLAIEKLNQLKALEPSNTAVDKKLAEIYYLKNDFSKAADVYSRFAMGATATEEDLVKYAFALFLNHDFAKSLEVANMGLQKNPRHAAFNRLAMYNYTDLKRFDEAIKAADIFFNECDKADYSYLDYMYYGHLLEDLKKYDDAVVQYEKAVEMEPAKTDLYKNISAAYEQKNDYKKAISAYQKYYSSLDKEKQTPDLQFQFGRLYYGAGTQPDSLTITVDERKQALASADSVFQVIAVEAPDSYLGNFWRARANSALDPETTQGLAKPFYEEVATLLESKNDPHYNAALVECYSYLGYYYLLAIENPALKAEAKANRDTSREYWSKILAIDPANATAKRALDGIK; encoded by the coding sequence ATGAAACGAGTACAAATGTTTTTAGCTGGAGCGTTTATAGCAGTTGGGTCGCTCTACGCGCAATCACCCGATGCCGAATGGCAGGCAGGCGTTGCAAAATTGAAGGAAACTATTCAGACGAATCCGGCACAGGCTGCTGAAGAGGCTGAACATCTGATAAAAGGAAAGAATAAGAAGAATGTGGAACTTCTGGTGGCTGTCGGAGAAGCCTATCTGGATGCCGGCAAACTCACCGAAGCGCAGGAGTATGCTGCTCTTGCGAGGAAAGCGGATGACAAGTCGCCCATGGCTTCCGTATTGGAAGGGGATATTGCCGTGAAACAGAAAAATGCGGGTCTTGCTTCTCAGAAGTATGAAGAGGCTATTTACTTCGACCCGAAATGTGCGGATGCTTATCTGAAGTATGCGGATATTTATAAGTCGGCGAGTGCGGACCTTGCTATTGAAAAGCTGAATCAATTGAAAGCACTGGAACCGTCCAACACAGCAGTAGACAAGAAACTGGCAGAGATTTATTATTTGAAGAATGATTTTAGTAAAGCGGCGGACGTTTATTCGCGTTTTGCCATGGGGGCGACGGCAACCGAAGAGGATTTGGTGAAGTATGCGTTTGCCTTGTTCCTGAACCATGATTTTGCAAAGTCGCTCGAAGTGGCGAATATGGGCTTGCAGAAGAATCCCCGCCACGCTGCGTTCAACCGGTTGGCAATGTATAACTATACGGACTTGAAACGTTTTGACGAAGCGATAAAGGCTGCGGACATTTTCTTTAATGAGTGCGACAAGGCCGATTATTCTTATCTGGATTATATGTATTACGGGCATCTGCTGGAAGATTTGAAGAAGTATGACGATGCGGTGGTGCAATACGAAAAGGCAGTTGAAATGGAACCGGCAAAGACGGATTTATACAAGAATATCTCTGCTGCTTACGAGCAGAAGAATGATTATAAGAAAGCGATCAGTGCTTACCAGAAATATTATTCATCTCTTGATAAAGAAAAACAGACTCCGGATTTACAATTCCAGTTTGGCAGACTTTATTATGGAGCGGGTACGCAACCTGATTCGTTAACTATCACTGTCGATGAGCGTAAACAGGCTTTGGCATCTGCCGATTCTGTTTTTCAGGTTATCGCAGTGGAGGCACCGGACAGCTATCTGGGTAATTTCTGGCGGGCACGTGCCAATTCGGCACTCGACCCCGAAACAACTCAGGGATTGGCGAAGCCTTTTTATGAGGAAGTGGCTACTTTATTGGAAAGTAAAAACGATCCTCATTACAATGCTGCCCTGGTGGAATGTTACAGTTATCTCGGATATTATTATCTGTTGGCTATCGAAAACCCGGCATTGAAAGCCGAAGCGAAGGCGAACAGGGATACATCACGGGAATACTGGAGCAAAATTCTGGCTATAGACCCCGCTAATGCTACTGCTAAAAGGGCATTGGACGGCATCAAATAG
- a CDS encoding aldo/keto reductase, translating into MDNSFTYQSATDRYDRMQYKYCGKSGLQLPLISLGLWHNFGSVDDFTVATDMIKYAFDHGITHFDLANNYGPAPGSAETNFGRIMKENFQGYRDEMIISSKAGHEMWAGPYGGNSSRKNLMASIDQSLRRTGLEYFDIFYSHRYDGVTPVEETIQTLIDIVKQGKALYIGISKYPPEQARIAYEMMAKVGVPCLISQYRYSMFDRAVEAETLPLAAEFGSGFIAFSPLAQGLLTDKYLNGIPEGSRAARSSGFLQRSQVTPEKIEAARQLNEIARRRGQTLAEMALAWVLRDKRMTSVIVGASSVNQLADNLKALEHLDFTVEELTAIEQVLLGIA; encoded by the coding sequence ATGGATAATTCATTCACTTATCAGTCGGCAACCGACCGTTATGACCGTATGCAGTATAAATATTGCGGCAAGAGCGGCTTGCAGTTACCTCTTATTTCTTTAGGATTGTGGCACAACTTCGGTAGTGTGGACGACTTCACCGTGGCAACTGATATGATAAAGTATGCTTTCGACCATGGTATCACCCATTTCGATTTGGCAAATAACTACGGTCCTGCTCCCGGAAGTGCGGAAACCAATTTCGGACGTATTATGAAAGAGAATTTCCAAGGTTATCGGGATGAAATGATTATCTCTTCCAAAGCCGGACATGAAATGTGGGCGGGACCTTATGGCGGCAATAGTTCCCGCAAAAATCTGATGGCAAGTATCGACCAGAGTCTCCGTCGCACAGGATTGGAGTATTTCGATATTTTTTATAGCCATCGTTATGACGGAGTAACTCCGGTAGAAGAAACGATTCAAACATTGATTGATATAGTAAAGCAAGGCAAAGCCCTCTATATCGGAATATCCAAGTATCCCCCCGAACAAGCGCGCATTGCCTACGAAATGATGGCAAAAGTAGGTGTACCTTGTCTTATCAGCCAATACCGTTACAGCATGTTCGACCGTGCGGTGGAAGCCGAAACTCTTCCTTTGGCTGCAGAGTTCGGTTCCGGCTTTATCGCCTTTTCCCCTTTGGCGCAAGGCTTGCTGACTGACAAATATTTGAACGGTATCCCTGAAGGCTCGCGCGCCGCACGCTCTTCCGGTTTCCTTCAGCGTTCGCAAGTTACTCCCGAAAAGATAGAAGCTGCCCGGCAGTTAAATGAAATAGCCCGTCGTCGTGGACAGACATTAGCAGAAATGGCACTGGCATGGGTGCTGAGAGATAAAAGGATGACATCGGTGATAGTGGGGGCAAGTTCCGTGAATCAGTTGGCAGACAATCTCAAAGCATTGGAACACTTAGACTTTACTGTTGAAGAACTGACAGCGATAGAACAAGTATTGTTGGGCATAGCTTAA
- a CDS encoding RNA polymerase sigma factor, translating into MPITYLLRQISEGNASCFEKMYKRYFKKCYSIALYFVQSTSSAEDVLSDVFLTLWNKRENLKDVKDWDSYLFITVKNHAITFLEKNRQDNLSSIDQFTIEIAGNELTPEEKLLKKDMEENMQQAIQQLPEKTRIVYCMAKEEYMSYKQISEALDISERTVNTHMTTAIRKLTESLQKYFR; encoded by the coding sequence ATTCCTATAACTTATCTATTACGACAAATCAGTGAAGGAAATGCTTCCTGTTTTGAAAAGATGTATAAGCGGTACTTTAAGAAATGTTATTCAATTGCATTATATTTCGTTCAGTCAACCTCTTCCGCCGAGGATGTATTATCTGATGTTTTCCTCACTTTATGGAATAAACGTGAGAACCTGAAAGATGTGAAAGACTGGGATTCTTATTTATTTATAACGGTCAAGAATCATGCTATCACATTTTTAGAGAAAAATCGTCAGGATAACCTAAGTTCTATTGACCAATTTACAATAGAGATAGCGGGAAACGAACTTACACCGGAAGAAAAACTGCTGAAAAAAGACATGGAAGAAAATATGCAGCAAGCCATCCAACAACTGCCAGAAAAAACCAGAATCGTTTATTGTATGGCAAAGGAAGAATATATGAGCTATAAACAAATCAGCGAAGCGCTGGACATATCCGAAAGAACTGTCAATACGCACATGACAACAGCTATCCGCAAATTGACGGAAAGCCTGCAAAAATACTTTAGATAA
- a CDS encoding PstS family phosphate ABC transporter substrate-binding protein, translating to MMKRQFWLIGIVLLAALSACRSKSKEGPTDTYSSGVIAIAADESFEPIVQEEIDVFESLYPLAGIVPRYTTEVEAINLLLKDSVRLAIATRTLTEEEMNSFHSRKFYPREIKLATDALALIVNRANPDSLLSVRDFRRILTGEAKSWKQVNPRSGLKEIQVVFDNKNSSTVRFAMDSVCGGKPLATENVSALNTNQQVIDFVAENPEAIGVIGVNWLGNRSDTTNLSFKEEIRVMAVSAEDVATPENSYKPYQAYLYYGNYPLARPIYAILNDPRNGLPWGFTSFMTSDKGQRIILKSGLVPATQPVRIVHVKDE from the coding sequence ATGATGAAAAGACAATTTTGGCTGATAGGAATCGTTTTGCTGGCGGCATTAAGTGCTTGCCGCTCGAAATCGAAGGAGGGACCGACGGATACGTATTCGTCCGGTGTGATAGCTATTGCGGCGGATGAAAGTTTCGAGCCCATTGTACAGGAAGAAATCGATGTGTTCGAGAGCCTGTATCCTTTGGCCGGGATTGTCCCTCGCTACACAACGGAAGTGGAAGCGATCAATTTACTTCTGAAAGACAGTGTCCGGTTGGCAATCGCAACCCGGACACTGACTGAGGAAGAGATGAATTCGTTTCACAGCCGTAAGTTCTACCCCCGCGAGATTAAGTTGGCTACCGATGCATTGGCATTGATTGTGAATCGTGCGAATCCGGATTCTTTGTTGAGTGTACGTGATTTCCGCCGCATCCTGACGGGAGAAGCGAAAAGTTGGAAACAAGTGAATCCACGTTCCGGCTTGAAGGAGATTCAGGTAGTGTTCGACAATAAGAATTCGAGTACCGTACGCTTTGCGATGGATTCCGTTTGTGGCGGAAAACCGTTGGCAACGGAGAATGTGAGTGCTTTGAATACGAATCAGCAGGTGATAGATTTTGTAGCGGAGAATCCCGAAGCGATAGGTGTAATCGGGGTGAACTGGCTGGGCAACCGCAGTGATACCACCAACCTTTCTTTCAAGGAAGAAATCAGAGTGATGGCGGTGAGTGCCGAGGATGTGGCGACTCCCGAAAACAGTTATAAACCTTATCAGGCTTATCTGTATTACGGCAACTATCCGTTGGCACGTCCGATTTACGCAATCCTGAATGATCCCCGCAACGGGTTGCCCTGGGGATTCACTTCTTTTATGACATCCGACAAGGGGCAGCGGATCATATTGAAATCCGGACTTGTTCCGGCTACACAGCCGGTGCGTATTGTCCATGTGAAAGACGAATAA